The following proteins are encoded in a genomic region of Planococcus lenghuensis:
- the mutM gene encoding bifunctional DNA-formamidopyrimidine glycosylase/DNA-(apurinic or apyrimidinic site) lyase: protein MPELPEVEGVVRLIKPAVEGRTITDVFISDTVRRSKAGGKDAILKRISEEGFIEELTGASFLSVERRSKYIYFDMQKEGRFLFVNHLGMTGAWFHVGSLEEIREEKFRRHVHVIFTLDDGSLFVYSDIRRFGEMRVLQDESGYPPLLLMAPEPFGEDALQHFLEMSERPKYAKKPVKEVIMDGQVISGCGNIYATEALFKERVRPDRPVGGLTSEEKVKLFQTIADILAESIEAGGSTISDYRNVNGESGSMQHRLKMYGKKHCLECGHETENMKIGGRTSTFCPVCQK from the coding sequence ATGCCGGAATTGCCGGAAGTGGAAGGCGTTGTCCGGCTGATCAAGCCGGCCGTCGAAGGCCGAACAATAACAGACGTTTTCATATCGGATACTGTCCGGAGATCGAAAGCCGGAGGAAAAGATGCCATCTTGAAACGGATCAGTGAGGAAGGATTTATTGAAGAACTGACGGGTGCATCATTTCTGTCCGTGGAACGCCGGAGCAAGTACATCTATTTTGATATGCAGAAAGAAGGCCGGTTTTTATTTGTAAACCATCTCGGCATGACGGGCGCCTGGTTTCATGTCGGTTCGCTTGAAGAAATCCGGGAAGAGAAATTCAGGCGGCATGTCCATGTTATTTTCACACTTGATGACGGATCGCTGTTCGTGTATTCCGATATTCGCCGCTTTGGTGAAATGCGGGTGCTGCAGGATGAATCCGGCTATCCGCCGCTCCTGCTGATGGCACCGGAGCCGTTCGGGGAAGACGCCCTGCAGCATTTTCTGGAGATGAGCGAAAGGCCGAAATACGCCAAAAAGCCGGTTAAGGAAGTCATCATGGACGGCCAGGTCATTTCAGGCTGCGGCAATATTTATGCGACAGAGGCGCTGTTTAAAGAGCGGGTCCGCCCGGACCGGCCAGTGGGTGGTTTGACTTCTGAAGAAAAAGTGAAACTGTTCCAGACGATCGCCGATATCCTGGCAGAGAGCATTGAAGCGGGAGGCAGCACCATTTCCGATTACCGGAACGTAAACGGTGAATCCGGGAGCATGCAGCACCGTCTGAAAATGTACGGGAAAAAGCACTGCCTGGAATGCGGTCATGAAACGGAGAATATGAAAATCGGGGGCCGGACATCCACGTTTTGTCCGGTGTGCCAAAAGTGA
- the icd gene encoding NADP-dependent isocitrate dehydrogenase: MANGEKIAVNNGELNVPNEAIIPFIEGDGTGPDIWAAASRVLEESVNKAYNGEKKIVWKEVLAGQKAFDKTGEWLPEETLDTIREYLIAIKGPLTTPIGGGIRSLNVALRQELDLYVCLRPVRYFQGVPSPVKRPEDTDMVIFRENTEDIYAGIEYAKGSDEVKKVLDFLQNEMSVKNIRFPETSGIGIKPISEEGTKRLVRASINYALTEGRKSVTLVHKGNIMKFTEGAFKNWGYEVAEQEFGDKVFTWNEYDKIKDEQGTDAANKAQDEALAGGKLLVKDAIADIFLQQILTRPSEFDVVATMNLNGDYISDALAAQVGGIGIAPGANINYETGHAIFEATHGTAPKYAGQDKVNPSSVILSGVLMLEHLGWIEAAQLISKSMEKTIASKVVTYDFARLMDGATEVKTSEFADELIKNM; this comes from the coding sequence ATGGCTAACGGAGAAAAAATTGCAGTAAATAACGGTGAACTTAACGTGCCGAACGAAGCAATCATTCCATTCATCGAAGGAGACGGAACAGGTCCTGATATTTGGGCCGCAGCATCCCGTGTTCTTGAAGAATCAGTGAATAAAGCATACAATGGCGAAAAGAAAATCGTCTGGAAAGAAGTCCTTGCAGGCCAGAAAGCATTCGACAAGACCGGTGAATGGCTGCCGGAGGAAACGCTTGATACAATCCGTGAATACTTGATCGCGATCAAAGGACCGCTTACAACACCAATCGGCGGCGGTATCCGTTCACTGAACGTGGCTCTCCGTCAGGAACTCGACCTGTATGTGTGCCTGCGTCCTGTCCGTTATTTCCAGGGTGTCCCTTCACCGGTGAAACGGCCTGAAGATACAGACATGGTCATCTTCCGTGAGAACACAGAAGATATCTATGCAGGTATTGAATATGCAAAAGGTTCAGATGAAGTGAAAAAAGTGCTGGACTTCCTCCAGAACGAAATGAGCGTCAAGAATATCCGTTTCCCTGAAACTTCCGGTATAGGCATCAAGCCGATTTCAGAAGAAGGCACGAAGCGGCTTGTGCGCGCGTCGATCAATTATGCGCTGACAGAAGGCCGTAAATCAGTAACGCTTGTTCACAAAGGAAACATCATGAAGTTCACAGAAGGCGCGTTTAAGAACTGGGGCTACGAAGTGGCCGAACAGGAATTCGGCGATAAAGTCTTCACCTGGAACGAATATGACAAGATCAAAGACGAGCAGGGAACTGATGCTGCGAATAAAGCGCAGGATGAGGCACTTGCCGGCGGTAAACTCCTGGTGAAGGATGCCATTGCGGATATCTTCCTTCAGCAAATCCTGACACGTCCGAGCGAATTTGACGTTGTAGCAACGATGAACCTGAATGGCGACTACATCTCTGACGCTCTTGCAGCGCAAGTCGGCGGTATCGGAATCGCACCGGGTGCAAACATCAACTATGAAACTGGACATGCAATTTTCGAAGCGACTCACGGCACTGCACCAAAATATGCTGGTCAGGACAAAGTGAATCCGTCTTCTGTTATTCTGTCAGGTGTTCTTATGCTTGAGCACCTCGGCTGGATCGAAGCCGCTCAGTTGATCTCAAAATCAATGGAAAAAACAATCGCATCGAAAGTCGTAACTTATGACTTTGCTCGTCTCATGGACGGCGCAACTGAAGTGAAGACTTCTGAATTTGCTGATGAACTGATTAAAAACATGTAA
- a CDS encoding MaoC/PaaZ C-terminal domain-containing protein: MLLGKKRKLGRKIEEITVGEKLKLTENIEDKDLLLYLGLTNDGNPLYVQHDFASRTTYEKPIVPTIMLTGILTSAISKYMPGPGSHVIEQQLKFTHPVYHYSTVDFLFEVIEVNVPDNEVTVRVTAQNEDEQQVIEGFIKASPPKLLDKLTTQAMDNF, from the coding sequence TTGCTGTTAGGAAAAAAGCGCAAGCTGGGACGGAAGATTGAGGAAATCACAGTCGGTGAAAAGCTGAAACTGACGGAAAATATTGAAGATAAGGATTTACTGCTGTATCTGGGTCTTACAAATGACGGTAATCCGCTGTATGTCCAGCATGATTTTGCTTCCCGGACGACCTATGAGAAGCCGATTGTCCCGACGATTATGCTGACAGGTATTCTGACATCGGCAATTTCCAAGTATATGCCCGGACCCGGTTCTCATGTAATCGAACAGCAGCTAAAATTCACCCATCCGGTATACCATTATTCAACAGTAGATTTTCTTTTTGAAGTGATCGAAGTGAATGTTCCGGATAATGAAGTAACCGTTCGGGTGACTGCGCAGAACGAAGACGAACAGCAAGTGATTGAAGGATTCATCAAAGCCAGTCCGCCAAAATTACTGGATAAGCTAACCACGCAGGCGATGGACAATTTCTGA
- the speD gene encoding adenosylmethionine decarboxylase: protein METMGRHVIAELWQCEFDKLNDMDFIEQTFVDAALKSGAEIREVAFHKFAPQGVSGVVIISESHLTIHSFPEHGYASIDVYTCGDLNPNVAADYIAEALGSQHREVVEVPRGMGPVSLGKTKVIASA from the coding sequence TTGGAAACAATGGGACGTCACGTAATCGCAGAACTATGGCAATGTGAATTCGACAAATTAAATGACATGGACTTTATTGAGCAGACTTTTGTTGATGCAGCACTTAAATCTGGGGCAGAAATTCGGGAAGTGGCTTTTCACAAGTTTGCGCCACAAGGCGTGAGCGGAGTAGTCATCATCTCTGAATCTCACCTTACGATTCACAGCTTTCCAGAGCACGGTTACGCGAGTATTGACGTATATACGTGCGGCGATCTGAATCCGAACGTCGCTGCTGATTATATTGCAGAAGCACTCGGCTCACAGCATCGTGAAGTTGTTGAAGTGCCACGCGGCATGGGGCCTGTCAGCCTTGGCAAAACAAAAGTTATCGCCAGCGCCTAA
- the mdh gene encoding malate dehydrogenase, producing the protein MTFKRKKISVIGSGFTGATTAFLLAQKELGDVVIVDIPQNENPTKGKALDMAEAGPVQGFDTRLTGTSDYADTKDSDLVIITAGIARKPGMSRDDLVQTNQKVMKSVTAEIVKHSPDTTILVLTNPVDAMTYTVFKESGFPKERVIGQSGVLDTARFRTFVAEELDLSVKDVTGFVLGGHGDDMVPLVRYSYAGGIPLETLISKERLDAIVDRTRKGGAEIVNLLGNGSAYYAPAAALVEMAEAILKDQRRVLPSIAYLEGEYGMNGIYLGVPTVLGSKGIEQIIELELTEDEKTELQKSADSVKKVMEILV; encoded by the coding sequence ATGACATTCAAACGCAAAAAAATTTCAGTTATCGGTTCAGGTTTTACAGGCGCAACGACTGCGTTCTTGCTGGCACAGAAAGAACTTGGCGATGTCGTCATCGTCGATATCCCGCAGAACGAGAATCCGACAAAAGGGAAAGCGCTCGATATGGCGGAAGCAGGTCCGGTGCAGGGATTTGATACTCGTCTGACCGGGACATCCGATTACGCGGATACAAAAGATTCCGATCTTGTGATCATCACAGCGGGGATTGCCCGTAAACCCGGCATGAGCCGCGACGACCTTGTGCAGACCAATCAGAAAGTCATGAAATCCGTTACAGCGGAAATTGTCAAACACTCGCCGGATACGACAATTCTTGTGCTGACAAATCCGGTGGACGCCATGACGTATACTGTTTTTAAGGAGTCCGGATTCCCGAAGGAGCGGGTCATCGGCCAGTCAGGGGTTCTCGATACCGCCCGTTTCCGGACCTTCGTAGCAGAGGAACTGGATCTGTCGGTTAAAGATGTGACCGGTTTCGTTCTGGGTGGGCACGGAGATGATATGGTACCGCTCGTCCGCTATTCATACGCCGGCGGCATTCCGCTTGAAACGCTCATTTCCAAAGAACGCCTGGACGCCATCGTTGATCGCACGCGCAAAGGAGGAGCCGAAATCGTGAATCTGCTCGGCAACGGTTCTGCCTATTACGCTCCTGCCGCTGCGCTTGTTGAAATGGCGGAGGCCATTTTGAAGGATCAGCGCCGCGTTCTTCCATCGATTGCTTATCTTGAAGGCGAGTATGGAATGAATGGCATTTACCTGGGTGTGCCGACGGTTCTCGGGAGCAAGGGAATCGAACAAATCATTGAATTGGAATTAACAGAAGATGAGAAGACTGAACTTCAGAAATCCGCAGACTCTGTAAAAAAAGTAATGGAAATTCTGGTTTGA
- a CDS encoding response regulator transcription factor produces the protein MTKKVLIIEDEESIATLLSYNVRQAGYEPLVAHDGQAGFNMALAERPALIVLDLMLPKMDGMEVCKALRQQRVDIPIIMLTAKDDEVDKVLGLELGADDYMTKPFSPREVTARIKAVLRRTEQGMNGENETKALTIGGLEVYPSRFEVFLNKQPLEFTPKEFELLVYLMENRNRVLTRDQLLSAVWQYDFAGDTRIVDVHISHLREKIEENSRKPLFIKTIRGLGYKLEEPKPV, from the coding sequence ATGACTAAAAAAGTACTGATTATAGAAGATGAAGAATCCATTGCGACACTGCTGTCCTACAATGTACGGCAGGCGGGCTATGAGCCGCTTGTTGCCCATGATGGACAGGCAGGTTTCAACATGGCGCTGGCTGAACGGCCGGCTTTGATTGTGCTTGATCTGATGCTGCCGAAGATGGATGGCATGGAAGTATGCAAAGCGCTGCGTCAGCAACGGGTCGATATTCCGATCATTATGCTGACAGCGAAAGATGATGAAGTGGATAAAGTGCTGGGCCTTGAACTGGGAGCAGACGATTACATGACGAAACCGTTCAGCCCGAGGGAAGTGACTGCCCGCATCAAAGCGGTTTTGCGCCGGACAGAACAGGGGATGAATGGAGAGAATGAGACCAAGGCATTGACCATTGGCGGGCTGGAAGTATATCCGTCGCGCTTTGAAGTATTCCTGAATAAACAGCCGCTGGAATTCACACCGAAAGAGTTTGAACTGCTGGTCTATTTGATGGAAAACAGAAATCGCGTACTGACGCGTGATCAATTGCTGAGTGCCGTCTGGCAGTACGATTTTGCAGGGGATACCCGGATTGTGGATGTCCATATCAGTCACTTGCGGGAAAAAATCGAAGAAAACAGCCGGAAACCGCTGTTCATCAAAACGATCAGAGGGCTCGGTTACAAGCTGGAGGAACCGAAACCGGTATGA
- the pnpS gene encoding two-component system histidine kinase PnpS, whose amino-acid sequence MSSMKNRLLLLFMAWNATLLAGLFLLIGQLFPLYAGEEGTRPEFLWLMLALFFVFAFILNFIFGTRLIQVYAQPIQAAAETAMELAKGNYKARAPEVRSGRTLQLGTAVNVLARSLQEMSAVRELEQERLKTLIENMGSGLIMIGRRGKISLMNKSFAASFGLSLENTQDRAYQEIALPDRLIALIEDVFLSEDSINTQITVTDGVHTTHFAVYGAPVISGHGKWLGIVIVLHDITELKRLEQIRKDFVANVSHELRTPVTSIKGFTETLLDGAYEDRSSLLMFLEIIQKESNRIMLLIQDLLDLSKIEQSGFHLNLGDTDLNHVAARAAETVQLAASDKNIRLVIETASDARIQGDADRLLQVVTNLLSNAVVYSPEDTEIWLRIKEGKRHVTVEVEDQGIGIAQQEIPRVFERFYRVDRARSRNSGGTGLGLAIVKHLTEAHHGRIQVISEPGQGTTFQVVLPRTQPE is encoded by the coding sequence ATGAGCTCGATGAAGAATCGGCTGCTTCTTTTGTTCATGGCTTGGAATGCCACGTTGCTGGCCGGTCTTTTTCTGCTGATCGGACAGCTTTTTCCGCTTTACGCAGGAGAGGAAGGCACCCGGCCGGAGTTTCTGTGGCTGATGCTTGCCTTGTTCTTTGTGTTTGCGTTTATCCTGAACTTCATTTTCGGCACTCGCTTAATCCAAGTTTATGCCCAGCCGATTCAAGCAGCGGCGGAAACCGCCATGGAATTGGCGAAAGGCAATTACAAGGCCAGGGCACCGGAAGTCCGCTCCGGCAGAACACTGCAACTCGGGACGGCGGTCAATGTTCTGGCCCGGAGCCTGCAGGAGATGTCGGCTGTCCGGGAACTTGAACAGGAACGGCTGAAAACATTGATTGAAAACATGGGCAGCGGATTGATTATGATCGGCCGCCGGGGAAAAATATCGCTGATGAATAAATCGTTCGCTGCATCGTTCGGGCTGAGCCTGGAGAATACACAGGACCGGGCATATCAGGAGATTGCATTGCCGGACCGGCTGATCGCGCTTATTGAAGATGTATTCTTATCAGAGGATTCGATAAATACCCAGATTACCGTCACCGACGGCGTGCATACAACACATTTTGCCGTTTACGGAGCCCCTGTCATCAGCGGGCACGGCAAGTGGCTCGGCATTGTGATTGTACTGCACGATATCACGGAACTGAAACGGCTTGAGCAAATCCGGAAAGATTTTGTTGCCAACGTCTCCCATGAATTGCGGACACCGGTCACATCCATCAAAGGGTTCACGGAAACATTGCTGGATGGTGCTTATGAGGATAGGTCATCACTTCTCATGTTTCTGGAAATCATCCAAAAAGAAAGCAATCGCATTATGCTGCTGATTCAGGATTTATTGGATCTGTCTAAAATCGAGCAGTCCGGCTTTCATTTGAACTTAGGAGATACGGATCTCAATCATGTGGCTGCCAGGGCTGCTGAAACGGTGCAGCTTGCTGCGTCGGATAAAAACATCCGGCTGGTCATCGAGACAGCCAGTGACGCCCGGATTCAAGGGGACGCAGACCGGCTGCTGCAGGTAGTGACGAATCTTCTCAGCAATGCGGTTGTCTATTCACCCGAAGATACAGAAATCTGGCTGCGGATCAAGGAAGGGAAACGGCATGTGACAGTGGAAGTGGAAGATCAGGGGATCGGGATTGCCCAGCAGGAAATCCCCCGGGTTTTTGAACGCTTCTACCGGGTCGACCGGGCACGCAGCCGCAATTCCGGTGGGACAGGCCTTGGACTTGCGATCGTCAAGCATTTGACTGAAGCTCACCATGGCCGGATCCAAGTGATCAGCGAACCCGGGCAAGGCACGACGTTCCAAGTGGTGCTGCCCAGAACACAGCCAGAATAA
- a CDS encoding glyceraldehyde-3-phosphate dehydrogenase — protein MTISIAINGFGRIGRMVFRQAILEEDISVVAVNASYPAETLAHLVKYDTIHGRFSGEIEADGDALIVNGKRIALYGERDPLNLPWEQLGIDIVIEATGKFNSRDQAALHLEAGAKKVILTAPGKNEDVTIVMGVNEDQLDVDKHHVISNASCTTNCLAPVAKVLNDTFGIENGLMTTVHAYTNDQKNLDNPHKDLRRARAAAESIIPTSTGAAKALSLVIPELKGKLHGMALRVPTPNVSLVDLVVDLKREVTIEEVNAAFERAAETDLKGILEVTMEPLVSVDFNTTSTSATIDGLSTMVIGARKVKVLAWYDNEWGYSARVVDLTKKVAKELYAQTLQ, from the coding sequence ATGACAATATCTATTGCCATCAATGGGTTTGGCCGTATCGGCCGCATGGTGTTCAGACAGGCGATTCTCGAGGAAGATATTTCAGTAGTCGCAGTAAACGCAAGTTATCCCGCAGAAACACTGGCTCATCTCGTTAAGTATGACACAATTCACGGCCGGTTCAGCGGTGAAATCGAAGCGGATGGTGATGCGCTGATTGTGAACGGCAAACGGATTGCGTTATACGGAGAGCGCGATCCGCTTAATTTGCCTTGGGAGCAGTTGGGAATAGATATCGTCATTGAGGCGACGGGCAAGTTCAACTCCCGGGACCAGGCCGCTCTCCATCTTGAAGCGGGAGCGAAAAAAGTGATTTTGACGGCTCCCGGCAAGAACGAAGACGTCACGATCGTCATGGGTGTCAATGAAGATCAACTTGATGTGGATAAGCACCATGTTATCTCCAATGCCAGTTGCACAACGAATTGCCTGGCGCCGGTTGCAAAAGTGCTGAATGACACGTTCGGCATCGAAAATGGACTGATGACCACGGTGCATGCATATACGAACGATCAGAAAAATCTGGATAATCCCCATAAAGATTTGCGACGCGCCCGAGCAGCGGCTGAATCGATTATTCCTACTTCTACCGGTGCCGCGAAAGCGCTGTCACTGGTGATTCCGGAACTGAAAGGGAAGTTGCACGGCATGGCGCTGCGTGTACCGACGCCGAATGTCTCCCTGGTGGATCTGGTTGTTGACCTCAAACGGGAAGTGACGATCGAAGAAGTGAATGCGGCATTCGAACGAGCGGCAGAAACGGATCTGAAAGGCATTCTGGAAGTGACGATGGAACCGCTCGTATCCGTCGATTTTAATACGACCAGTACGTCGGCTACGATAGACGGGTTGTCGACGATGGTGATTGGTGCCCGGAAAGTGAAAGTGCTCGCCTGGTATGATAACGAATGGGGATATTCGGCTCGTGTGGTCGATCTGACCAAGAAAGTGGCAAAAGAATTATACGCGCAAACCCTTCAGTAA
- the coaE gene encoding dephospho-CoA kinase (Dephospho-CoA kinase (CoaE) performs the final step in coenzyme A biosynthesis.) — protein sequence MIIGLTGSIASGKSTVAAMLKEKGYALVDADAVARQVVEPGTETLARISRAFGEDVLQADKTLNREKLGALIFNDPNSRKKLNDIIHPAIRQEMLRQREEWLANGAQTVIMDIPLLFESKLEHFADKILVVSVSEENQLARLMQRNGLTAQDARARISSQLPVSEKEKRADAVIYNNGSIAETERQLEWILEKWNAAV from the coding sequence ATGATTATTGGACTGACAGGCAGTATCGCGAGCGGCAAAAGTACGGTCGCCGCGATGCTGAAAGAAAAAGGGTACGCATTGGTGGATGCTGATGCAGTGGCGCGTCAAGTGGTGGAGCCGGGAACGGAAACACTGGCCCGGATCAGCCGGGCATTTGGCGAAGATGTGCTGCAGGCTGACAAGACATTGAACCGTGAAAAATTGGGAGCACTGATTTTTAACGACCCGAATAGCCGGAAAAAACTGAATGATATCATCCATCCGGCCATCCGGCAGGAAATGCTCAGGCAACGGGAAGAGTGGCTGGCGAACGGCGCGCAGACCGTAATCATGGACATTCCCCTGCTGTTTGAAAGCAAGCTCGAACATTTTGCCGATAAGATTCTAGTGGTAAGCGTAAGTGAAGAAAATCAGCTGGCCAGACTGATGCAGCGCAACGGACTGACAGCACAGGATGCACGCGCCCGGATCTCCTCCCAATTGCCGGTATCCGAAAAGGAAAAGCGGGCGGATGCCGTCATTTATAATAACGGTTCCATCGCTGAAACGGAGCGTCAGCTGGAGTGGATCCTGGAGAAATGGAATGCCGCAGTCTGA
- the polA gene encoding DNA polymerase I, with product MTKKVLLLDGNSLAYRAFFALPLLANEQGIHTNAVYGFTMMLQRILDEEQPTHMLVAFDAGKTTFRHETFSEYKGGRQKTPPELSEQFPYLRKLIEAYQIKSYELPNYEADDIIGTLSREAEEAGDEVIIISGDKDLTQLASGSTVVYITKKGITDIEKYTVDHIQEKYGLTPQQIIDMKGLMGDASDNIPGVPGVGEKTAVKLLAKHGTVEGVYRDIEQLKGKLKEKLEQNEELALVSKQLATIERQAPIEVKVEDLTYSGPDMDQLQRIWQELSFKSLLEKLDAPEQQQEQQKELTFQVVEEVVPEMLSGAMAVQLEMAGEQYHTEPVLGLALADANSVYVIPPDVMQASDILKTWLEDGANKKYLADSKAASAAFHRSGIDLEGAEFDLMLGAYIVNPSLTYTDVANIVREYGYTDVSTNEQVYGKGAKKAVPFDELLHEHIARKAKAVWEVRAIVESRLQDNEQFGLYHDLELPLAVILGQMESLGVRVDRRQLEEMGQELTAKLKDIEAGIHEAAGEAFNINSPKQLGVILFEKLGLPAIKKTKTGYSTAADVLEKLEGKHPIISQILLYRQLGKLLSTYIEGLLKEIHEDGKIHTRFQQALTQTGRLSSINPNLQNIPVRLEEGRKIRKAFVPSEPGWVMVAADYSQIELRVLAHISGDEGLVEAFRTGQDIHTATAMDVFHVPADEVTANMRRVAKAVNFGIVYGISEYGLSEGLKISRKEAGEFIDRYLASFPGVQRYMEESVKQAKKDGFVTTLMNRRRYLPDINSSNFNMRSFAERTAMNTPIQGSAADIIKKAMIDMADALEQEGMKTRMLLQVHDELIFEAPPEELEKLKILVPKMMESAVPLNVPLKVDFAHGDTWYDTK from the coding sequence GTGACAAAGAAAGTATTGCTTTTGGACGGAAACAGTTTGGCTTACCGTGCGTTTTTCGCACTGCCGCTTCTGGCGAATGAACAAGGGATTCACACGAATGCAGTTTACGGATTCACGATGATGCTGCAGAGAATACTGGATGAAGAACAGCCGACACATATGCTCGTCGCGTTTGATGCCGGAAAAACAACATTCCGGCACGAGACATTCAGCGAGTATAAAGGCGGTCGGCAAAAGACGCCGCCCGAGCTGTCAGAGCAGTTTCCATATTTGCGGAAACTGATTGAAGCTTATCAGATAAAAAGCTACGAACTGCCGAATTATGAAGCCGATGACATTATCGGCACATTGAGCCGGGAAGCGGAAGAAGCAGGGGATGAAGTAATCATCATTTCCGGCGATAAGGACTTAACGCAACTTGCTTCGGGTTCGACGGTTGTGTACATCACGAAAAAAGGCATCACGGATATCGAGAAATATACAGTGGATCATATCCAGGAAAAGTACGGGTTGACGCCGCAGCAGATCATTGACATGAAAGGGCTTATGGGAGACGCTTCCGATAATATACCGGGCGTGCCGGGCGTCGGTGAAAAGACGGCGGTCAAGCTGCTGGCCAAGCATGGCACAGTTGAAGGTGTATACCGGGATATCGAGCAGCTGAAAGGCAAACTGAAGGAGAAGCTCGAGCAGAATGAAGAGCTGGCACTTGTCTCCAAACAGCTTGCAACGATTGAACGGCAGGCGCCGATTGAAGTGAAAGTGGAAGACCTTACTTACAGTGGACCGGACATGGATCAATTGCAGCGCATATGGCAGGAACTGTCGTTTAAATCGTTATTGGAGAAGCTGGATGCGCCGGAACAGCAGCAGGAACAACAAAAAGAACTGACGTTCCAAGTAGTCGAAGAAGTAGTGCCGGAGATGCTGTCCGGAGCGATGGCCGTACAATTGGAAATGGCGGGAGAACAATACCATACCGAACCGGTGCTTGGTTTGGCGCTCGCCGATGCCAATAGTGTTTATGTCATTCCGCCGGATGTCATGCAGGCATCGGATATCCTGAAAACCTGGCTTGAAGACGGGGCGAACAAAAAATACCTGGCCGATTCAAAGGCGGCATCTGCAGCGTTTCACCGGTCGGGCATCGACTTGGAAGGTGCGGAATTCGATTTAATGCTCGGCGCTTACATCGTCAATCCTTCACTGACTTATACCGACGTAGCCAATATTGTCCGCGAATACGGTTATACCGATGTGTCCACCAATGAGCAGGTATATGGAAAGGGTGCAAAGAAAGCTGTGCCGTTTGATGAATTGCTGCACGAACATATTGCCCGGAAAGCGAAAGCGGTATGGGAAGTGCGGGCTATTGTGGAGAGCCGGCTGCAGGACAACGAGCAATTCGGGCTCTATCATGACCTTGAACTGCCGCTTGCCGTCATTCTTGGTCAAATGGAATCACTCGGCGTCCGTGTCGACCGCCGTCAGCTGGAAGAGATGGGACAGGAGCTTACAGCGAAACTGAAAGATATCGAGGCTGGCATCCATGAAGCGGCCGGTGAGGCGTTCAATATCAATTCACCGAAACAGCTCGGTGTCATTCTGTTTGAAAAACTTGGACTTCCGGCCATCAAGAAAACAAAAACCGGCTATTCGACGGCAGCGGATGTCCTTGAAAAGCTGGAAGGCAAACACCCGATCATTTCGCAGATTTTATTGTACCGGCAGCTCGGAAAATTGCTGTCGACGTACATTGAAGGGCTGTTGAAAGAAATCCATGAAGACGGGAAGATTCACACGCGGTTTCAGCAGGCGTTGACACAGACCGGCCGGCTGAGTTCCATCAATCCGAACCTGCAGAACATACCGGTCCGCTTGGAAGAGGGCCGGAAAATCCGGAAAGCGTTCGTGCCATCTGAACCGGGCTGGGTAATGGTGGCGGCCGATTACTCACAAATTGAATTGCGTGTGCTTGCCCATATTTCAGGCGATGAAGGACTGGTTGAGGCATTCCGGACCGGACAGGATATCCATACAGCGACCGCAATGGATGTCTTTCATGTGCCGGCGGATGAAGTAACAGCCAATATGCGGCGCGTTGCGAAAGCGGTCAATTTCGGAATTGTCTATGGCATCAGTGAATATGGATTATCTGAGGGATTGAAAATCAGCCGGAAAGAAGCGGGCGAATTCATCGATCGGTATTTGGCGAGTTTCCCCGGCGTTCAGCGCTATATGGAAGAAAGCGTAAAACAGGCAAAGAAAGACGGATTTGTGACAACACTTATGAACCGTCGGCGTTATCTCCCCGATATCAATAGTTCAAATTTCAATATGCGGAGTTTTGCGGAACGGACAGCGATGAATACACCGATTCAGGGAAGTGCTGCGGACATCATCAAAAAAGCAATGATCGATATGGCGGATGCGTTGGAACAGGAAGGCATGAAGACCCGCATGTTGCTGCAAGTGCACGATGAACTCATTTTTGAGGCGCCGCCGGAAGAGCTGGAGAAATTGAAGATCCTTGTGCCGAAAATGATGGAATCGGCTGTGCCGCTCAATGTGCCGCTGAAAGTTGATTTTGCACACGGGGATACCTGGTACGACACGAAGTAA